The following proteins come from a genomic window of Alicyclobacillus dauci:
- a CDS encoding NRAMP family divalent metal transporter → MSGNTEVPVVQPNPKTGWWMKFLAIIGPGFITAAMVLGPGSITVSSQSGALLHYSLLWALLIAAIFMSTYTVISGKIGCLNKGSLLSIVEEQYGRWLACLIGLSVFLITGGFQTGNNIGVGLAFNAMFGGGLALWIGVFLVIALIFIWTSSNFYNLLEKVMVLMVVLMVIAFIFNLFKISPDIGQLVSGIIPSVPKVWGLVIAISATSFSIAGAAGQAYMVQGKGWTASDLSKSNASAITGIVVLCLLSMIIMVTSAAVLAPQGIKVQSAVDMAKQLEPLLGPLSKWLFLLGLFAASFSSFIANAVLGGMMLSDGFGWGKTLNDKSVKVLTTILLVGSSLLAVLSHTNPIQLIVVAQATTILGAPLIAIVLLMLGNNQNVLGNRTNHWITNVLAVLATAWLIYLSVHQFIAFLG, encoded by the coding sequence ATGTCCGGAAACACGGAAGTTCCGGTGGTGCAACCGAATCCGAAAACCGGTTGGTGGATGAAGTTTTTGGCTATCATAGGGCCTGGATTTATCACCGCGGCAATGGTGTTAGGCCCCGGAAGCATCACCGTAAGCAGCCAATCCGGTGCGTTATTGCACTACTCATTACTGTGGGCATTGCTGATAGCGGCTATTTTCATGTCTACTTACACTGTGATCTCGGGGAAAATTGGTTGCCTAAACAAGGGTTCTCTCCTGTCTATTGTAGAGGAGCAGTATGGTCGCTGGTTGGCATGTTTGATTGGTTTATCGGTGTTTTTGATCACGGGTGGTTTCCAGACAGGTAATAATATCGGTGTCGGACTTGCCTTTAACGCCATGTTCGGCGGAGGACTCGCCCTATGGATTGGCGTTTTCTTAGTCATTGCGTTAATTTTTATCTGGACGTCCAGCAATTTTTACAATCTTTTAGAAAAAGTCATGGTACTCATGGTCGTACTGATGGTCATCGCGTTTATATTCAACCTCTTTAAAATCTCGCCAGACATAGGCCAACTCGTGTCTGGAATCATCCCCTCCGTCCCCAAGGTGTGGGGATTAGTGATTGCCATTTCAGCCACTTCCTTCAGTATCGCGGGCGCCGCCGGGCAAGCCTACATGGTTCAAGGTAAGGGCTGGACAGCAAGCGATCTCAGCAAAAGCAACGCCAGCGCCATCACTGGCATTGTCGTCCTCTGTCTGCTTTCCATGATCATTATGGTCACTTCTGCAGCCGTGCTCGCCCCACAAGGGATTAAAGTACAAAGTGCTGTGGACATGGCCAAGCAACTCGAGCCATTGCTCGGTCCGCTGTCAAAATGGTTGTTTCTCCTTGGCCTATTTGCTGCATCCTTCTCGTCCTTCATCGCAAACGCTGTGTTAGGTGGAATGATGCTCTCCGACGGATTTGGCTGGGGTAAAACACTAAATGATAAGAGTGTGAAAGTCCTTACGACTATTCTGCTCGTGGGGAGCAGCCTGTTGGCCGTTCTCTCTCATACGAATCCGATCCAATTGATCGTCGTGGCTCAGGCAACCACTATTCTCGGGGCACCACTCATCGCTATAGTATTGCTAATGCTTGGAAACAATCAAAACGTCCTTGGGAACCGGACAAACCATTGGATCACCAACGTCCTCGCTGTACTGGCGACAGCCTGGTTAATTTATCTATCGGTCCATCAATTTATCGCTTTCTTAGGTTGA
- a CDS encoding NAD-dependent epimerase/dehydratase family protein — translation METVAELEAKLAEPSEALIRDMTRIDGDVMLLGAGGKMGPSMAKLIVNAVNAANGSNKVIAVSRFSSDGLRHDLESAGVHTIAADLMNDDELQRLPDVKNVIYMAGTKFGTSGNEHFTWAMNAYLPGRVAQKYRKSRIVVFSTGNVYPFTSVLSGGATEETEPSPVGEYGQSCLGRERIFEHFSYKNNTPITIFRLNYAIDMRYGVLLEIAKAVQEGRPIDVTMGNVNVIWQGDANEMAVRALTVCNTPPCVVNITGPETVSLRWAAEHFGGLLNKTPIITGQEQSTALLSNATKAHMLFGYPKVSVRQMMKWIAEWVSIGGLEWNKPTHFQEREGKF, via the coding sequence ATGGAGACGGTTGCAGAACTCGAAGCAAAGCTAGCGGAACCATCAGAGGCATTGATTAGAGACATGACACGTATTGACGGTGACGTAATGCTGTTGGGCGCCGGGGGGAAAATGGGGCCGAGTATGGCAAAGCTCATCGTAAATGCTGTGAATGCCGCAAACGGATCAAACAAGGTCATTGCTGTTTCTCGTTTTTCGTCGGACGGATTGAGACATGACCTGGAAAGTGCCGGGGTCCATACGATAGCAGCCGATTTAATGAACGACGACGAACTTCAACGTTTGCCTGACGTGAAGAATGTCATTTACATGGCAGGAACAAAATTCGGAACCAGCGGAAACGAGCATTTCACGTGGGCAATGAACGCCTACCTGCCTGGTCGCGTCGCCCAAAAGTACAGAAAATCCAGAATCGTTGTCTTTTCAACCGGTAACGTCTATCCATTCACGTCCGTCTTATCAGGTGGAGCAACAGAAGAAACCGAACCGTCGCCAGTAGGAGAATACGGCCAATCCTGTTTAGGAAGGGAACGGATATTTGAGCACTTTTCCTATAAAAACAACACGCCTATTACTATTTTCCGGCTGAACTACGCTATCGATATGCGCTATGGTGTATTGTTGGAAATTGCCAAAGCAGTGCAGGAAGGCCGGCCTATCGATGTAACAATGGGTAACGTAAACGTCATCTGGCAGGGAGATGCCAATGAGATGGCCGTTCGCGCTTTGACTGTGTGCAATACACCGCCATGTGTTGTCAATATCACGGGACCGGAAACGGTATCACTGCGTTGGGCAGCCGAGCACTTTGGGGGCTTGCTGAATAAAACGCCTATCATAACGGGTCAAGAACAGTCTACCGCATTGCTCAGCAATGCCACGAAAGCACACATGTTGTTTGGATACCCCAAGGTTTCAGTGCGTCAAATGATGAAGTGGATCGCCGAGTGGGTGAGCATCGGCGGTCTGGAATGGAACAAACCGACTCACTTTCAGGAAAGAGAGGGCAAATTTTAA
- a CDS encoding dihydrodipicolinate synthase family protein: protein MAEQGLTGDKFAALHEGLVIPAHPLALTSDRKLDEIRQRALTRYYMAAGAGGVAVGVHSTQFEIRDPQFNLLEPVLQLAAEEIARAQLDRPVLKICGICGPTSQAIKEAELGVKLGYDMGLVSMGGLSELSEAHHLERIKEVAQVIPVFGFYLQPSVGGRIFTFDFWRKFVEIPGVMAVKIAPFNRYYAIDVVRAVCDSERRDEIALYTGNDDNIINDLLTTYRFKVNGEWVEKRIVGGLLGHWAVWTRKAVEMFEELKESRRSMNKVDSKWLTKNIEVTDCNAAFFDPFNHFTGSIPGIHEVLRRQGLLEGRWCLNPNEVLSPGQLAEIDRVYRDYPHLNDDEFIKANLNEWLGA, encoded by the coding sequence ATGGCTGAACAAGGACTTACAGGCGATAAATTCGCTGCTCTGCACGAAGGTCTTGTTATTCCTGCACATCCACTAGCTCTCACTTCCGATAGAAAACTGGATGAGATCAGACAAAGGGCTTTGACTCGATACTATATGGCAGCGGGGGCAGGTGGAGTAGCTGTTGGTGTTCATTCTACCCAGTTTGAAATTCGCGATCCACAATTCAACTTGCTGGAGCCCGTCTTACAACTGGCTGCTGAAGAAATTGCCAGAGCGCAACTGGATCGTCCGGTTCTCAAAATTTGTGGAATCTGCGGACCTACGTCACAGGCCATAAAGGAAGCGGAGCTAGGCGTTAAACTCGGATATGACATGGGCCTTGTCAGTATGGGCGGCTTGTCGGAGCTTTCGGAAGCTCATCATCTAGAGCGCATCAAAGAGGTCGCACAGGTCATCCCTGTATTTGGATTCTATCTGCAACCGTCCGTGGGAGGGCGAATTTTCACTTTCGACTTTTGGCGCAAGTTTGTGGAAATTCCCGGCGTGATGGCGGTTAAGATTGCACCGTTCAATCGTTATTATGCCATTGACGTCGTCCGCGCCGTCTGTGATTCAGAGCGGCGTGATGAAATAGCGCTATACACGGGAAACGATGACAACATCATTAACGATCTCCTCACCACCTATCGCTTCAAGGTCAACGGGGAATGGGTCGAGAAGAGAATAGTCGGGGGTCTGTTGGGACATTGGGCCGTTTGGACGCGTAAGGCGGTGGAAATGTTCGAGGAGCTGAAGGAAAGCCGTCGGAGCATGAACAAGGTGGATTCGAAGTGGTTGACAAAGAACATTGAAGTGACAGACTGTAACGCGGCATTTTTTGATCCGTTCAACCACTTCACCGGCTCCATTCCAGGTATCCACGAAGTACTGCGCCGGCAGGGATTACTTGAAGGAAGATGGTGCTTGAATCCGAATGAAGTGTTGTCGCCAGGCCAGTTGGCGGAGATTGACAGAGTGTACCGAGACTATCCTCACTTAAATGACGACGAGTTCATTAAAGCGAATCTGAACGAGTGGCTGGGTGCCTGA
- a CDS encoding helix-turn-helix domain-containing protein has product MNKVLRELDEQELQIVYYPRMAELQPYDVLQFHLYEWETGRCSAVLTGIECVSRWLDEAGIPNELILPTEQDMIVSLERALLSTESRRHKESQIVVGIINIDDLRRTSEKSSSEHDVQRMKLDIHRILLEYVESWKGHLTALGGTEYLFVTTRGIFETVTGGYKSLPLAREIENRFGLSLSIGVGFGASAFDAGTHARLALGHCIDGGGNMCFIVREDKSVIGPLELAEPLAVNLSLLDVGLLTKAEAAGLSAGYLAKLVNHVTRIGKLEYTARELASILQVTVRTTHRLLLSWVDAGLVEITGTDRPGVRGRPTQVYKLSCLANVLRS; this is encoded by the coding sequence ATGAATAAAGTCTTACGGGAGCTTGACGAACAGGAGCTTCAAATTGTGTACTATCCAAGAATGGCAGAGCTCCAACCGTATGACGTGCTTCAGTTTCACCTGTACGAGTGGGAAACTGGTCGGTGTTCGGCGGTTTTAACGGGTATTGAGTGTGTTTCACGATGGCTTGACGAAGCGGGCATTCCGAACGAACTGATTTTGCCAACGGAGCAGGATATGATTGTTTCACTAGAACGCGCTCTATTATCGACTGAATCCAGAAGGCATAAGGAATCCCAGATTGTTGTGGGCATTATCAATATTGATGACCTTAGGCGTACTTCGGAAAAAAGCAGCTCCGAACACGACGTTCAGAGAATGAAATTAGACATTCATCGAATTTTACTTGAATATGTGGAATCCTGGAAAGGCCATTTGACGGCTCTAGGCGGAACGGAATATCTCTTTGTCACAACGCGGGGCATCTTTGAAACGGTGACAGGAGGGTATAAGTCGTTGCCTTTGGCCAGGGAGATCGAAAACCGATTTGGTCTATCGCTGAGTATTGGTGTCGGATTCGGAGCGTCAGCCTTTGATGCCGGTACACACGCCCGTCTGGCGCTTGGTCATTGTATTGATGGAGGAGGAAACATGTGCTTTATCGTCAGAGAAGACAAAAGTGTCATTGGGCCTTTAGAGCTAGCTGAGCCCCTGGCAGTCAACTTGTCTCTGCTGGACGTTGGTCTGTTGACCAAGGCAGAGGCGGCAGGATTGTCCGCTGGGTACCTTGCTAAACTCGTAAACCACGTTACGAGAATCGGTAAACTGGAATACACAGCAAGAGAACTGGCGTCCATTTTACAGGTAACTGTCCGAACAACCCATCGCCTATTACTGTCCTGGGTGGATGCTGGTCTGGTTGAGATTACAGGCACAGACAGACCTGGGGTAAGAGGGAGACCAACACAAGTCTACAAATTGTCTTGCTTGGCAAACGTGCTTAGATCCTGA
- a CDS encoding LysR substrate-binding domain-containing protein, with amino-acid sequence MQLQQLQYFCTVANMESFTKAAAHLSISQPALSRYIRSLEDELGVALFDRIGRSVRLNSFGRAFLFRIERALGEIATGLQEVRELDDPLSGTVAFGFYLTFGFHLVPDIIGKFHQQYPQVEFKLHQNSTQWIMDKLLSGEVDLCMTSPIEPRKGIAWRKLVEEELFVYLPIGHPLADRSSINLSELSNEFFISLKEGNAIRTQTEELCKSVGFTPVFRFEGEDVPTVASMVAAGLGATLIPAFSGIKTIKQIPVLNPVCRREIALAWLEERKLAPSAELFRHFILHEFDQA; translated from the coding sequence ATGCAACTACAGCAACTACAGTACTTTTGTACCGTGGCAAATATGGAAAGTTTCACAAAAGCAGCCGCACATCTATCTATATCTCAGCCTGCTCTAAGTAGGTACATTCGGAGTTTAGAAGATGAACTGGGTGTCGCTCTCTTTGACAGGATAGGACGTTCTGTTCGGTTGAATTCTTTTGGTCGTGCATTCTTGTTTCGCATTGAACGTGCACTGGGCGAGATCGCGACTGGGCTTCAAGAGGTTCGTGAGCTAGACGATCCGCTTTCCGGGACTGTAGCTTTTGGATTTTATCTGACCTTCGGATTTCATCTTGTACCAGATATCATCGGAAAGTTTCATCAGCAATACCCGCAAGTGGAGTTTAAGCTTCATCAGAATTCGACCCAATGGATAATGGATAAGTTACTAAGTGGTGAAGTCGACTTGTGCATGACTAGCCCAATTGAACCAAGAAAAGGTATCGCATGGAGAAAGCTAGTTGAAGAAGAGTTGTTTGTTTACCTACCAATAGGCCATCCATTGGCGGATCGGTCATCAATTAATTTGAGTGAGCTATCAAACGAGTTCTTCATTAGTCTCAAAGAGGGGAACGCGATTCGAACTCAAACCGAGGAACTTTGCAAATCGGTGGGTTTTACTCCCGTTTTTCGATTTGAAGGAGAAGATGTCCCAACCGTTGCTAGCATGGTGGCGGCTGGGCTAGGAGCTACACTCATCCCTGCTTTCTCAGGAATCAAGACAATCAAGCAAATTCCTGTGCTAAATCCTGTCTGCCGAAGAGAGATTGCGCTGGCTTGGCTGGAAGAGCGGAAACTTGCACCCTCAGCTGAACTTTTTCGGCATTTCATCTTACATGAGTTTGACCAAGCGTAG
- a CDS encoding MFS transporter: MEYQEDVSAEGRRALIAAFFGFMVDMIDVYLPVTVLGPAMSYFEPKGLPAVTSTTLYYVVFALSLIGRPLGSIIFGHYGDKFGRRKTTLVAVAGASIVTFLIALLPGYTTWGLTGIILVAILRLIGGIFLGGEYTGATPLAMEYSPRKRRGMYGGFINSGYPVALVVIAVIMMVMFHIAPANGPTSPYAVWGWRIPFILGAIISFLLFLYYRRVPESKIWEQTSKAKAPLKELFHGESFRRLSVVFVVMSGVWFMLYAVVSMLPGIMTYIGVKGNVSNAASLWANIVLCFLFIPVGMLSQKIGRRAVLILFGVVGLTVVPYVYFQLVHHATNGSTFIVIMTVIVTGLTISVYGVLTAFITEMFETGVRASGYGIGYSLAVIVPSFTSFYMIFLKHFMAYEYTEIVIAAFGGLLILIGGLISPESRSAEFDATLNNYDA, from the coding sequence ATGGAGTATCAGGAAGATGTTAGTGCAGAAGGCCGCCGGGCACTCATAGCAGCATTCTTTGGGTTTATGGTAGATATGATTGACGTTTACTTGCCAGTTACGGTCCTTGGTCCCGCGATGTCTTACTTTGAACCTAAGGGACTGCCAGCCGTAACGAGTACAACGTTGTACTATGTTGTGTTCGCACTGTCTCTAATCGGCCGCCCACTGGGCTCGATTATTTTCGGTCACTATGGAGATAAATTCGGCCGCAGAAAAACGACATTGGTTGCGGTTGCAGGGGCATCGATTGTCACGTTTTTAATTGCTCTTCTGCCCGGTTATACAACGTGGGGGCTCACGGGCATCATCCTTGTGGCGATCCTACGGCTCATCGGCGGAATATTTTTAGGCGGCGAGTATACTGGAGCAACCCCGCTGGCAATGGAATATAGCCCAAGGAAACGTAGAGGGATGTACGGTGGATTTATCAACAGCGGATACCCTGTTGCTTTAGTAGTAATCGCGGTCATTATGATGGTCATGTTTCACATTGCACCCGCAAATGGTCCGACCTCGCCGTATGCGGTATGGGGATGGAGAATTCCATTTATCTTGGGTGCCATCATTTCATTTCTACTATTTCTCTATTACCGGAGAGTCCCAGAGTCAAAAATATGGGAGCAAACCTCAAAGGCCAAGGCTCCACTGAAAGAACTATTTCATGGAGAGTCGTTTCGGAGATTATCTGTCGTGTTTGTTGTTATGTCGGGCGTCTGGTTCATGCTGTATGCCGTTGTTTCCATGCTTCCAGGAATTATGACGTACATCGGCGTCAAAGGGAACGTCTCGAATGCGGCGAGTCTTTGGGCGAACATTGTGCTTTGTTTCCTGTTTATCCCAGTCGGTATGCTGAGCCAGAAGATCGGTCGCCGAGCCGTACTAATCTTGTTCGGGGTAGTTGGACTCACAGTTGTACCTTACGTTTACTTTCAATTAGTCCATCACGCAACGAACGGAAGCACGTTCATTGTGATTATGACCGTTATTGTGACGGGTTTAACTATCTCTGTATACGGGGTATTGACCGCCTTTATCACCGAAATGTTTGAAACTGGAGTCCGAGCATCCGGTTACGGTATCGGCTACAGCTTGGCAGTTATCGTCCCGTCCTTCACGTCATTTTATATGATTTTCCTCAAACATTTTATGGCCTATGAGTACACCGAAATTGTCATCGCTGCGTTTGGTGGACTGTTGATTTTAATTGGCGGCCTGATCAGTCCGGAAAGTCGTTCCGCAGAGTTTGATGCGACCCTAAACAACTATGATGCTTAG
- a CDS encoding cyclase family protein — protein MLLETLSKSKIYELGHSLERDMPVYPAHPPFFMTLNNRHGDIELDCGYGSSNELVVMSGHHSTHIDALAHVSDYGKLYGGLEASDVQRGEHFKRGFRSLGVETIPPIFKRGIMLDIPRLRGKDVLDPAEAITAEDLERAATQQRVSIQPGDCVLIRTGWGRYWNDAPTFNGGRGGVPGPDIGAAEWLAKHQVFLTGADTVAYERRAPEIEGLPIHQFLIAKNGIYLIECLNLEELASAQVDEFLFVSLPLRLTGATGSPIRPVAIELHGGNL, from the coding sequence ATGCTACTTGAGACACTCTCGAAGTCGAAAATTTACGAATTGGGACATAGCTTAGAGCGGGATATGCCAGTTTATCCAGCCCATCCACCATTCTTCATGACACTCAACAATCGCCACGGTGATATTGAATTGGACTGCGGCTACGGATCGTCTAATGAACTAGTCGTGATGAGCGGGCACCACTCGACACATATTGATGCTCTGGCCCATGTTTCCGACTATGGGAAACTTTATGGCGGACTGGAAGCATCCGACGTGCAGCGTGGGGAGCATTTTAAGCGGGGATTTCGGAGCTTGGGTGTAGAGACCATTCCCCCGATATTTAAGCGAGGTATCATGCTCGACATCCCTAGATTGCGAGGGAAAGACGTCCTTGATCCAGCGGAAGCCATTACGGCAGAAGATCTCGAGCGAGCAGCTACACAACAACGAGTCAGTATTCAACCTGGAGATTGTGTCCTGATTAGGACGGGGTGGGGGCGATACTGGAATGACGCCCCGACCTTCAATGGGGGCAGAGGAGGCGTTCCGGGTCCGGATATCGGGGCGGCTGAGTGGCTGGCAAAACACCAAGTCTTTCTGACGGGTGCGGATACTGTAGCCTACGAGCGGCGTGCTCCTGAAATTGAAGGGTTGCCTATCCATCAATTTCTGATTGCGAAGAACGGAATTTATCTCATCGAATGCCTGAATTTAGAGGAATTGGCCAGTGCACAGGTTGATGAATTTCTATTCGTCAGTCTCCCACTGAGATTGACCGGCGCAACCGGGTCACCGATCCGCCCTGTTGCTATCGAATTACACGGGGGGAATCTCTAA
- a CDS encoding 2-hydroxymuconate tautomerase family protein: MPLVTIQLIHGRDQEKIAKMISNVSKAISESLEEPIEKVRVAVHEVPTSHFGIAGNTVKKIREQSN; the protein is encoded by the coding sequence ATGCCATTAGTGACGATTCAGTTGATTCACGGACGTGACCAAGAAAAGATTGCAAAAATGATTTCAAATGTATCAAAAGCAATCAGTGAGTCACTAGAAGAACCGATTGAAAAAGTTCGCGTTGCAGTACATGAGGTACCAACTTCGCACTTTGGCATAGCCGGCAATACGGTAAAGAAAATACGCGAACAAAGCAACTAA
- a CDS encoding 2-keto-4-pentenoate hydratase: MFVDESVVHQISEQLYNAEKDRRVVAALTDRYPGIQLEKAYEIQLENVNRKKAMGDPVVGHKIGLTSKAMQRMLGVQEPDFGHLFASMSYHSGDVVDYPFIQPKVEPELAFVLQDNLEGPNIGIEDVLRATRFVVPAVEVIDSRITDWKIKLADTIADNASSGCFVLGDSVQAIAGTNILTAGAVLKINGEVVETGAGAAVMGNPAVAVAWLANKLSSLGTTLRSGDIILSGAVSAAVPVNPGDYVSLSFGHLGRVEFTLQC; this comes from the coding sequence TTGTTTGTAGATGAATCCGTAGTACATCAAATATCAGAACAACTATATAACGCTGAGAAGGATCGACGTGTAGTCGCAGCGTTGACGGATCGTTATCCGGGAATTCAGTTGGAGAAAGCTTACGAGATTCAATTGGAGAACGTCAATCGGAAAAAGGCGATGGGCGATCCAGTTGTCGGGCATAAGATTGGCTTGACCAGCAAGGCGATGCAGCGGATGCTAGGTGTCCAAGAACCTGACTTTGGCCATTTATTTGCCTCTATGAGCTACCACTCGGGCGACGTGGTGGATTATCCATTCATTCAGCCAAAGGTAGAGCCGGAGCTGGCGTTTGTTCTACAAGATAATTTGGAGGGGCCGAACATTGGGATTGAGGATGTTCTTCGTGCGACCCGCTTTGTAGTGCCAGCAGTGGAGGTGATCGATAGTCGGATCACTGACTGGAAGATCAAGTTAGCCGATACCATTGCCGATAACGCATCCTCAGGATGCTTTGTACTCGGCGATTCGGTTCAAGCGATTGCTGGAACGAACATCCTTACAGCAGGTGCTGTCCTTAAGATTAATGGTGAAGTTGTAGAGACTGGTGCTGGCGCTGCTGTGATGGGAAATCCAGCGGTAGCGGTGGCGTGGTTAGCAAACAAGCTGTCATCGCTCGGCACGACTTTGAGGTCTGGAGACATCATCCTGTCGGGTGCCGTGAGTGCGGCTGTGCCTGTTAACCCGGGCGACTACGTCTCGTTATCCTTTGGCCATTTGGGCCGCGTTGAATTTACGCTTCAATGTTAG
- a CDS encoding acetaldehyde dehydrogenase (acetylating): MSKLTAAIVGSGNIGTDLMIKLLRSKWIEPCWMIGIDPNSDGLQRAKNAGLETSAEGLGVVLSSGVRPDMVFDATSAKAHVRHAKLLREAGIQAIDLTPAARGPYVIAAVNLGDHLDSENVNMVTCGGQATVPIVYAVNRVVDVSYGEIVATISSKSAGPGTRANIDEFTETTSRAIEVIGGAKRGKAIIILNPAVPPILMRDTIYCMMEDANDEIYDRVNNSIHDMVKHVQTYVPGYRLNRDPIFKDNLVSVSIEVEGLGDYLPVYAGNLDIMTSAAVKFGEEYAKHKLAVQN; encoded by the coding sequence GTGTCAAAATTAACAGCTGCAATTGTCGGGTCTGGAAACATTGGTACAGACTTGATGATAAAACTGCTGAGAAGTAAATGGATTGAACCTTGCTGGATGATAGGCATCGATCCTAACTCTGACGGGCTCCAACGGGCAAAAAATGCAGGTCTTGAGACTTCTGCTGAGGGATTGGGTGTTGTCTTATCGAGCGGTGTCCGCCCAGACATGGTGTTTGACGCGACCAGTGCAAAAGCCCACGTCCGGCATGCCAAGCTGCTTCGGGAGGCAGGCATTCAAGCGATAGACTTGACGCCAGCGGCACGTGGTCCCTACGTCATTGCTGCAGTCAATTTGGGAGATCATCTCGACTCCGAAAACGTAAACATGGTCACGTGTGGGGGACAGGCGACTGTGCCCATCGTATATGCGGTCAACCGAGTCGTTGACGTCTCTTACGGGGAAATTGTTGCAACGATTTCGAGCAAGAGCGCAGGGCCTGGCACGCGTGCGAACATCGACGAGTTTACAGAGACGACTTCACGGGCCATCGAGGTCATCGGTGGTGCAAAACGAGGTAAGGCAATTATCATACTCAACCCAGCTGTTCCACCCATTCTCATGCGGGATACAATTTACTGCATGATGGAAGATGCAAATGATGAAATCTACGACCGAGTCAACAACTCGATTCACGACATGGTTAAACATGTGCAGACCTATGTTCCCGGATACCGGTTAAACCGAGATCCTATCTTCAAGGATAATTTGGTCAGTGTGTCCATTGAAGTAGAAGGGCTTGGAGACTATCTACCCGTCTACGCAGGGAACCTCGATATTATGACTTCTGCCGCTGTCAAGTTTGGTGAGGAATATGCCAAACATAAGCTGGCTGTACAGAACTGA
- the dmpG gene encoding 4-hydroxy-2-oxovalerate aldolase, translating to MAFKYRVELTDVTLRDGMHAVRHQFSVDDAKAIASALDGTGVALIEATHGDGLGGSSVQYGFSKETEEDYLRAVTSVVKKSKVAALLLPGIGTVEELKQAVECGIQAVRVATHSTEADISAQHIGEARKLGLDAVGFLMMSHMTPETVLVEEATKMASYGAQCVYIVDSAGAMLMDEVRAKVSSVRNKLPSDVQVGFHAHNNLGVSVANSIAAVEEGAYRIDASLGGLGAGAGNTPLEVFVAACEKYGIDTGVQLYPVMDAAEDIVRPRMHQAIITDKSSLTLGYAGVYSSFLLHASRAAEQFSVDPRDVLVELGRRKVVGGQEDMIVDVALEIAKGK from the coding sequence ATGGCGTTTAAATATCGAGTTGAGTTGACTGACGTCACACTACGCGACGGAATGCATGCTGTCCGACACCAATTCAGCGTTGATGATGCAAAGGCAATTGCTTCGGCGCTTGACGGAACTGGTGTCGCACTCATCGAAGCTACGCACGGGGATGGCCTCGGTGGGAGCTCTGTCCAATATGGGTTTTCTAAGGAGACAGAAGAGGACTATTTACGTGCGGTGACTAGTGTGGTCAAAAAATCAAAAGTTGCAGCGCTGCTTCTTCCAGGGATTGGGACAGTAGAAGAACTGAAACAGGCAGTAGAGTGTGGGATCCAGGCTGTCCGTGTGGCGACGCACTCGACTGAGGCGGACATCTCAGCGCAACACATCGGGGAGGCACGCAAACTGGGTCTCGACGCGGTCGGATTCTTGATGATGTCACATATGACCCCGGAAACGGTACTCGTCGAAGAGGCCACGAAGATGGCTTCATACGGCGCCCAGTGCGTCTACATTGTCGATTCAGCCGGTGCCATGCTCATGGACGAAGTGAGGGCGAAAGTGTCGTCCGTTCGAAACAAACTACCTTCCGACGTCCAGGTGGGTTTTCATGCGCATAACAATCTAGGTGTTTCGGTGGCGAACTCCATTGCCGCTGTCGAAGAAGGAGCATACCGAATTGACGCCAGCCTTGGTGGTCTAGGCGCGGGTGCTGGCAATACGCCACTCGAAGTATTTGTCGCTGCCTGTGAAAAATACGGTATCGATACAGGCGTACAACTGTACCCAGTGATGGATGCCGCGGAGGACATCGTCCGTCCGCGGATGCATCAGGCAATCATTACTGATAAGTCGAGTTTAACCCTCGGTTATGCCGGCGTGTACTCGAGCTTTCTGTTACACGCATCTCGTGCCGCTGAACAGTTTTCCGTCGATCCCCGAGACGTACTGGTAGAACTAGGACGGCGAAAGGTCGTTGGTGGTCAAGAGGATATGATCGTTGATGTCGCCTTGGAGATCGCCAAAGGGAAGTAA